GCGGCAGCCAACCGGGCCGGTGGGGAAACCATCTAGCGCCTCCTGGAACTCGTCTTCTGCCGGGCATCTTGCCGTGCGTGCGGGCGCGGCATCAACACGCCACTCCCGCAAGCACCGGGCAAGCGCATGTCCGCCTCAGACGCTCCCATCAGGCGGGAGCGACGGCGCGCTCCGGGCGGCCCGGTCCTCGTACTCGGCGCGCTCGGGCGAATGCGCGGCCGACGCCAGCAGCTGGTCGCCGCCGAGCGCGCGCACCAGCCATTCGCCGAACGCACGCGGGAAAAGCCGGGTGATCCGGCCGGTCAGATCGAGCGATTTCGGGACGAAGACGTCAAACTTCGGCCGCTCCAGCGCGTCGACGATCGCCGCCGCGACATCGTCCGGCCCCACCGACTTGATGAACCGCGCTTCGCCCAGCCCGGACGCGAGTTCCGTGCGCACCACCGCGGGCATCACGCACGACACCTCGACGCCCGTGCCGCGCAGCTCGAGCCGCACCGCCTCGGACAGGCCGACCACGGCGTGTTTCGTAGCGCAGTACGTGGCCGCTCCGGCGAATCCGGACTTTCCGGCCATCGACGCCACATTCACGATGTGCCCGCGTCCGCGCGGCTTCATCCGTTTGACGGCCTCGCGGGTGCCGTGCACGACCGCGTGCACGTTGATCTCCAGCAGCCGCCGCGTGGCCGCGTCGTCCTC
The nucleotide sequence above comes from Amycolatopsis sp. AA4. Encoded proteins:
- a CDS encoding SDR family oxidoreductase; this translates as MARQSLSGKVVVVTGGAQGIGAATAAALHRRGSRLVLGDLDRVRAEKTAGELGPDVVASPLDVTDTAAFTAFLDDVERTVGPIDVLINNAGIMPLSPLDEEDDAATRRLLEINVHAVVHGTREAVKRMKPRGRGHIVNVASMAGKSGFAGAATYCATKHAVVGLSEAVRLELRGTGVEVSCVMPAVVRTELASGLGEARFIKSVGPDDVAAAIVDALERPKFDVFVPKSLDLTGRITRLFPRAFGEWLVRALGGDQLLASAAHSPERAEYEDRAARSAPSLPPDGSV